DNA from Evansella sp. LMS18:
TAGGCAACGTCGTCAGGGAGAGAAGACAAAAGCTGGGCAAATCCCGGCTGTATATAGCAAATGCAACCGGGATTGATCCTTCCTATTTAAGAAGGATCGAAGGCGGGCCGACATCGTTTTTATCATCGACCGCACTGGCAGTATGGGTGGCCCAATCTAAATGTGATTAATAATTTGAATGTATTTACCGAAAGTTTATCCAGAAATGAAATCACTGTCCGCTACGGTTTAGTCACCTATTCTGATATTCATGAAGTGGAAATGGACCCTCCTGTAGTGAAATATCCTTTCACAGAGAATGTCGATGAATTCAGAGAGCAGCTGCAGAATATCAATTTGACCGCTAATGTATACAGAC
Protein-coding regions in this window:
- a CDS encoding RodZ family helix-turn-helix domain-containing protein; amino-acid sequence: MKTRFDYKKNVGNVVRERRQKLGKSRLYIANATGIDPSYLRRIEGGPTSFLSSTALAVWVAQSKCD